TCCAACAACTGGAATTTTCCTATCGCTAACTGGGACAGCAGAATGGGAGACCTGAACTTGAAAATCGAAAATCACAACAGTTTGAACCAACATTCATGCGGCTCAGGGTCTTGAATCTCAGCTAATTTGGACAGCAGTGTACACCAATGATGAATTTGCTTTCCAAAGACTTGAATACATACAGGCTTGGCTCGCTTCTCCTAGAGATGAAGCTGCTCTAAAAAGAGCAGAATCCCTACTCTCTAAATCCCATTCTAGTGTAAGTACTATAAGTAACGCAGTGGGAGAGAGTTTGAGAGAGAGTATGAGAGGGAGTATTGAGCCCGAGCCTAAGTCTGAATCTCATTCCCCTCAACAGGTTTCCGCGCCACAAACCCCGCTCAACTTAAGAGAATTTTTCAAGCGTGAGGATGTTGCGCTTGCATTCATGAGGTTGATGCACATTCCGGGCAACCATACAGGACAAGGCTTCCGATGTATTCTACGGGGCCACACGGAGAGACACCCCTCAGCCGTCTTGAAGAAGAACCCGCAGGACGGGATTATCAGGTATTACGATTATCACAAGAGGGGCGAAGACCTCTCGTATGCTCAGGCGGAAGTGTACGCTGCCCATCTTTATAAGGGTAAGATCAAGAGGATTACTACTCGCCCACTATTGGCGACGTGGGGTATCCGTTTACTTGTTGATTTGGGTTTTTTGAAACCGTTGGATGTGAAATTTCCACCACTTCCCCCCACCTCTCATAGATCATACAAAAAGGTATACGACGGGATCAAGCTGCTCTTTGGGTGCAAATGGCTCCACACGCCAGGGGCAAGCTCTCCACTCTCGTGGAAGTTCTTGGCCGCATGGTGTGGGGTGTCACAGGTGACGGCGGGGAACGCACTCGCTTTCCTCATACAGCAAGGCATTGTCCATAAAGACGATCCTTACGCTACAAAGAACCGGGAGATGAACCTTTTCTTCCCCGGTCCAGATCCAAACACAATTAAACCCTTGGAGGAAATAAGCAATGTCTGAATTCGTAAGCGTTAAAGCAGCGGCAGAAATTTACAGCGTGAGCGTGGCGTTTTGGCGAGCAAGGATTTTTCGACGCCAAGTGCCATACTATCGAATCGGTCGGAAAATCCTATTTAAGAGGAAGGATATTGACGCCCTGATTAACAATAGTCGCATTGAACCTCAGGTCAGAACTCAATAGAAGAAAATACTTGACAAGCGGATCGTAAAGTATTAGCGTGTTGCTGATTCTGTGAGGAAGGCTCTTCAATGGAAAAGGCAATCCGACAATATCTATCAAGCATCGGACGTAAAGGCGCGCGAAAGGTCGCAGAGCGATACGGCCCAAAGAAACTTCGAGAGCTACGCTCTGCGATGGGAAAGAAGGGCGGCAAG
Above is a genomic segment from Terriglobia bacterium containing:
- a CDS encoding helix-turn-helix domain-containing protein; the encoded protein is MSEFVSVKAAAEIYSVSVAFWRARIFRRQVPYYRIGRKILFKRKDIDALINNSRIEPQVRTQ